The genomic interval GTCTCCGCGTACGACGAGGGCGACCTCCCCCAGGAGGAGGCGATGGGCGAACTGGAGGACGTGAGCGCCATCGTCCTCACCGAGGTCGACCGATTCGACGACGAGGACACGCTGATGCTCGTCGACGCCGTCCAGACCGCGATGGTCTGCGTGTTCCACGCCGCCCAGGAGTTCGTCGCCGCCGGCCCCGCCGACGAGGGTGGCATCGAGGGACACGTCGACGCGGCCCGCGCGGCCGAGGCCGAGGAGGACCTGGACACCGCCCACGTCCACTGCGTGAAGGCGGGCACGCTCATTCTGGACGGCGAGGAGTTCGACATGGACAACCTCGAAGAGATGGACTACGGCCTCGTCGCGGAGTGGGTCAACGGCCTCGACAGCCTCTACGAGGCGATGCGCGACCCCGAGGTCATCGAGGAAGAAGACGAGTAGCGCGGTTCGCCGTGGGCGAGACAAACGAGAACGACGGATTCCGAACGGCCACCGAGAGCCGTTCGGTGCCGAACTCTCGGGAGTCGCCCGAAACCGCTGGAAGTCACCGACGAGACGCAGCGCATCCTCCGAGCGCCGATGAAGACCGAGGGCGGACGATTTTCTTCGGTCGCTGAACGACGGACCGCCGACGGGCACGACCGACCCGTGGATTTCGACAGTTGACGAACTCGTCGTCGTCAAACACTTATACCAGAGAGTCAACCCGTCAGTAATGACAGCCGTCGGCATCGACGCAATCGAGATTCACGCGGGCAAGCTCAAACTCGACCTGGCCGAGACGTTCGCACCGGCCAAGAACGAGTCGCCGGAGAAGTACACGAAGGGACTGGGCCTCGCGGCCTCCTCGTTCCCGGACACCTACGAGGACATCGTCACGATGGGCGCGAACGCCGCCCACCGACTGATGGAACGACGGGGCCTGACCCCGCAGGACATCGGCCGCATCGACGTGGCGACGGAGTCGTCGTTCGACAACTCCAAACCCGTCTCGACGTACATCGCGGGCTGCCTCGAACAGGTGTACGACGGCGACTTCCACCACGCCAACAAGGGCGAGCGGAAGTTCGCGTGCATCTCGGGCACCCAGAGCCTCGACGACGCGTACAACTGGATTCGGGCGGGTCGCAACCGCGGGCGCTCGGCGCTCGTAGTCGCCACGGACACGGCGCTGTACGCCCGCGGCGACGCTGGTGAAGCGACGCAGGGCGCTGGCGCGGTCGCCATGCTCATCAGCGAGAACCCGCGCCTGCTCGAACTCTCGACGGAGCAGGGTTACGGGAGCGCCGACGAGACGGACTTCCTCAAGCCCAACCAGCAGTTCCCGAGCGTCGACGGCAAGCGCTCGGTGCAGGTCTACCTCGCACGCATGCGCGAGGCGCTGGAGGACTTCGAGTCCGTCGCGGGCGACACCCACCCCGACGACTTCGTCCTCGGTCCGTTCCACACGCCGTTCCCCGGCATGGTCCGGAAGGCGGCGCTGCTCGCCTACCGGCACATGAT from Halomarina salina carries:
- a CDS encoding DUF2150 family protein codes for the protein MSTPEGEFYTDERWQNWLDRLDEEGVDLEDEDSARLRLNMQDDVVIAVAKIVSAYDEGDLPQEEAMGELEDVSAIVLTEVDRFDDEDTLMLVDAVQTAMVCVFHAAQEFVAAGPADEGGIEGHVDAARAAEAEEDLDTAHVHCVKAGTLILDGEEFDMDNLEEMDYGLVAEWVNGLDSLYEAMRDPEVIEEEDE
- the hmgB gene encoding hydroxymethylglutaryl-CoA synthase, which encodes MTAVGIDAIEIHAGKLKLDLAETFAPAKNESPEKYTKGLGLAASSFPDTYEDIVTMGANAAHRLMERRGLTPQDIGRIDVATESSFDNSKPVSTYIAGCLEQVYDGDFHHANKGERKFACISGTQSLDDAYNWIRAGRNRGRSALVVATDTALYARGDAGEATQGAGAVAMLISENPRLLELSTEQGYGSADETDFLKPNQQFPSVDGKRSVQVYLARMREALEDFESVAGDTHPDDFVLGPFHTPFPGMVRKAALLAYRHMIRDTEIEERLADEVGRQPRPEAFDSDEEYVEAMGDYTDLLKETSDYQNWYDATIAPTLEISREVGNWYTGSVHIARASGLKHALEEGMDLTGERLLVGSYGSGAQAEIHAETLQDEWEEEIAALTIDEQIASRRDITYEEYEHVHDVHNHDKQADDVEEFTTPDAEFVFEGWGRMGERKYRYVE